One window from the genome of Esox lucius isolate fEsoLuc1 chromosome 23, fEsoLuc1.pri, whole genome shotgun sequence encodes:
- the LOC105028206 gene encoding copine-8 isoform X8: MSPYQMNAYAMALKAVGEIIQDYDSDKMFPALGFGAKLPPDGRVSHEFALNGNPQNPYCTGIDGVMEAYYQSLKSVCLYGPTNFSPVINHVARYAASVKDGSQYFILLIITDGVISDMAQTKESIVNASCLPMSIIIVGVGPAEFDAMIELDGDEVRISSRGRYAERDIVQFVPFRDYIDRTGNHILSMARLAKDVLAEIPDQFLSYMRTRGIKPSPAPPPYTPPGHPLQSPIGHPLNTPPGHPLQTQI, translated from the exons ATGAGTCCCTACCAGATGAATGCCTACGCCATGGCTCTAAAGGCTGTCGGCGAGATCATCCAGGACTACGACAGTGATAAGATGTTCCCCGCCCTAGGCTTTGGAGCCAAGCTGCCCCCCGACGGGCGGGTTTCGCACGAGTTCGCCCTG AACGGCAACCCCCAGAACCCCTACTGTACAGGGATTGATGGAGTTATGGAGGCGTACTACCAGAGCCtaaagtctgtctgtctctacggCCCAACCAACTTTTCACCTGTCATCAATCATGTGGCCAG gTACGCTGCGTCCGTGAAGGACGGCTCTCAGTACTTCATCCTGCTCATCATCACAGACGGAGTCATCTCGGATATGGCCCAGACCAAGGAGTCCATCGTTAAC GCATCATGTCTTCCTATGTCAATCATCATTGTGGGGGTGGGACCAGCAGAATTTGATG CAATGATTGAGTTGGACGGGGATGAAGTAAGGATCTCGTCGAGGGGAAGATATGCAGAGAGAGACATTGTTCAG TTTGTTCCGTTCAGAGACTACATCGACCGGACAGGAAACCACATCCTGAGCATGGCCCGTCTGGCTAAGGACGTCCTGGCTGAAATCCCTGACCAGTTCCTCTCCTACATGCGGACCAGGGGCATCAAGCCATCGCCTGCGCCCCCTCCTTACACCCCCCCAGGGCACCCTCTGCAGAGCCCTATTGGGCATCCCTTAAACACGCCACCTGGACACCCCCTTCAGACCCAGATCTGA